TGTTTTGGAGTATAATATCCAAATTTGGGCACCTTCATCCATAGGCGGTATGAAGCTGCTAGAATCTGTCCAGAAACGTTTCCTGCGATATGCACTGCCGAACTTACCCTGGAACGAACCACAACGGCTTCCGCCTTACGACGATCGATGCGGAATCCTGAAAATCGAACCAATCGGATCTCGTGTATTACTCCTCCGGCGTGTATTCATCTTTGATATCTTATCTGGAAACATCGACAGTACCAACCTGATCGAAATGATACCATTCCATGTCCCCTCCCGCGCTTTGCGCAATTACGAACCATTAAGGATGATGAATTACGGacgaaatgaattttataacttcTTTGATATTTCTTGTAAGCTTTTTAACCAAGTGTATTCATGTTTCGACTTTAATAtaagtaaggatagttttaagcgTAGATTAAGAGAAAATCAGTCTGTGTGATATTGAGTTATCGtagaccgtgaacaataaaataaaaaataaaataaaataaatctggctacgattaatCTTTATCGGtttttatcggttcccatctaatgagggccgcgtaggcctgcgggcttaacaatttcaattcgacttatgataaaaaaaaagttataagacttcaaaaatggggtaacctttttcagggtgatattcatcactattaatgagagacactgcttcgagcattttgacgcagcattaacagtgctgaatatcaccctgaaaaaaagttacccccatttttgaagtatagtaacttttttataataattcaaattgaaatgcaATCTTCGGAtggaatatttgtcatagtatagactttaagaaaaaccggtttcaaaagaaatcgaccgagggaccaaagttattgatgagatactgaattttcatgttgctcccgaacaaaatgtctcaaaatcccatacaaacttaaggctCTTTGAGCAACCCCTTCTGTGATGCGATCTGGCCAAATTTTTGCATGAAACCTTGCACAAGGCCTATGattaatttaagcctgcagtgcataactttttcaaatgtcggttCATTTGGGCCACTCTAATGACCACTACACtcaagcgaaacaaaaaaaaaaaacattttatggaattttcacCCTATaggatatttcatacaaaaaaaatatatagtgagaattgaactcactgcaacgtcctcatctcggcttgccaatCCGTTATCTAttccagtgcaccatctgagtcggttagcaaacgaacGAAAGCAAAGAATTACGTGCGGTCAAtatttttgttgacattttctTATGTGTCTACAACTGTACTTAAGAATGAATATGTGTTGCGATAAAATTCCCTTATTTGATGACGTCTAACCATTTCTCTGGAAACGTTGAGAGCTTCCAAGTGGGCGCATGACACTacttagttttaattttgactGGCTTTTGAGATTTCATAGAGAGACTAAAATgaaattcgtcaaaaaaaaatatgtaaaattcaGTACGAagttatacaaaatttcaaaacacatttatctacgaatttaacatttttttttgtttaagtttaaTAGTCCAGGAATTATAGGGCAAAGAATTTACTTCTTCTGTTAGCTTCATTTGAAATCAACAAAACATTTACTATAAAtatcacggaaaataaaaacattatatAACAATTTGCGCTGGGTGTCTTTAGgttttcaccaaattttaaaatcggtttATTGTTGCCATTTcttacagtttaaaaaaaaaatcttaacagaCTTGAGGTATTTTAGCATTActaatattatcaaaatatttcttacgaaaaaatttcatctcaaacatattactcaaaaaatataaattaaaaaaaaaatatgccaaaaaacATGTGTTTTCAAATCCCAAAAAgaacaaattttgtaattttatgaaaaaaattagggaCCCCTGGCGCAAAGCcgtcagattaaaaaaaatttccccacaTCGATGATACAAACGCAAAAGTTTAGAATCATTTTAgtgttggggatttttttttattatctgacaatttgcgccgggggtcttcggattttctccaaaatttcaaattttgttcgtttcagcaccataaaaaaacatgtatttttgcagatttctaagacttttattttttgagttagataacgtttaagtttttttgaaaaaaaaattactctcttttcaaatgcccataatttgtcaatttttaacgaagaataaaaaatagcacatcaaaacgcattagAATTTTACCagcaattcaaataaaatattaacaaaaaattgtatattgaTTCTCGgtataaaataaagtaaatatgttaaaaataacgtaaaaaagTATCGATGCAccaccaaaatttttgaaacatatttcattttatagtcctattaatttcacaactttcatctgaagacaccaaagtgggccataaactccttcaagagttatgaaagaaacagtgacaataaatctcttttttaacgtcaaaaactaacaattttagaacaactgcactcacatataggGACTTCTTCTCCTATCGTACGCATGTGCACCGGgagttaaaaatctgcaaaaaataccattttatagTCTAATTAGTTTTACAACTTTCACCTGAAGACACCAAAATGAACCAATCactccttcaagagttatggAAGAAATAAGGACCATAATGTAGTCTTGTGCCCGCGTCAGGGTATAAATTCTCGCACATTCACGCGCCGCTGCTATTTTTTattctacgttgaaaattgacaaagttatgggcatttgaaaagagggtaatttttttttcaaaaaatcttaaacattatctaactcgaaaaataaaagtcttagaaatctgcaaaaatacatgtttttttatggtgctgaaacgaacaaaatttgaaattttggagaaaatccgaagacccccggcgcaaacccgtcagataataaataaaaatccccTGTTGCAAAAATTGTTCTATAAAATACATGATATAAATGTGCATCCTTTATCATAATATGAACTCTAATAGTCGTTGTGAGCATACTTgcttgaataattctactgaatcaaagcagtCGATTCACCGtgattgaattaaagggaatctttcgattgctttgattcagcataATATgaactttgatgattttttttattacttttatcAAACATAAGTTTAGAAATTGtgcaaattgtttaaaaatcaaattgttctACTAATTTTCGCAAAATAAAGACAAAGTTATGATTTAGAATCTAAGTAAAATTGGTTGAAATAGACAATGTGCTCaatgtgtaaaaaaatacaacaataagttaaagtttgacaattttttttaccaaaaatatcattttataaGTTAAAGAGTTGTAAAATACATTTTATGTTCATTATAATTCCCACACTGTTTGACAATTTTTGGAACAAATTAaatcaatacaaattttaacctttaaattaaaaatttcaaacttgacaTAAATATTGCTTCCCATATAACAtatatattcaatttttattagataaacCCAAATGCTATTTGAgacaataaatgtttttaataaagtaatgaaaatgatattttttctatgaCTTCAttcctattatttttttaatcaaataaagaaGAATCATTAAAAATGGTATCGAATTTCAATAGTTTGTCTTTggaacattcaaattttttaagaaaattttggaaaaaaaaccatttttcatatCACCAATCAACATCAGTTATTCTTACATTTGCtctaaaaattatagaaaatattgTTGTGAAGCCCACCAGCATATCTAATCTCCTAAATTTGGCCCGCCTATTTAAAATCTTGGCCACAAATGCAATGGTTAAAGCTATAGCATTATTCTTCATCAAAAGCTAAATCGCATTCTATACATCACAAGAATTCTAATAAAGCTTAATTTGACCCTGTTCCAGAAACgtcatttatttcttttttatgcatgcaattttttttatcgattccTCTTGCTCTCCTCCtgatctttaaaatgctgtaatttactaaaaatcgcatgaaacatTTACCACATATATAGGTTTTGGATGAAATAGCTAAACgagcaaaaattgaatttcgctatctgaagTCATctagaaatccaagatggcggcttccgctgaactgaaaatgctttaaataactaaaaagcgcaactctttaaaaaatggctattgggtgaaagggctacacATTTTACAATAATGTTTCACACATTATCGGCAAATATATGCAGCTGTCAAATcgatttgtgatttttacacACCATGCAGATtcgaaatttacacattatccAGATCAGTCTACATAAGATGGAAGCGGGTGAATCACACttgttgttttttcaatctATTTGGTGTCAGCCATGTACAAACGACGTCGAAGAATTTATACGGCTGAATAGTCGTAACGAATCGGATGGTCGGATGTAAGTTGgtcattattaaaaatttaaacatcaacctaataatttattataatttttattttctagatTTCGGATTCAGTCCGCTGATTGCTGGCGGTGCCAATGGAgaaattgtttgtcaaaaattgaagaTGAGTTTCCTCAAAAACCGAAAAATGATGGAAATCttcaatttgataaataaaactaCTTTTAAAAAACCATCAGCATTTCATTGGGTTCCAGTCGTGCTTAAAAATAGCGGCCcctttccatattttttccttttgcACATTTTCTTTCCAAGCGCTTAattatttcacacattttcccgTTTTCAACGCTTTCAGCATAATGTGTGAAACACACACATTTCTTTTCCTTACAGGATGTTTCACATTAATGTGCATCAGTACCTTCACACATTGAATGTGTTGGtctacttatttccaaaaattgtgaaatttcacaCACTAATGTGTGAGATGTTTTGTCAGTGTAAAACAAGAAAATGTCGAATTTCTTGATCTgacgctatctcaaaatccaagatggaggcttcagctgaattttgaaaagctgtCAGTAACTGAAAATAGCTTGAAATCCCCCCAAAATAtgagtattgggtgaaaggttTAAACAAGTAGAAGTAAAACTTCTCCATCTGACGCCgcccaagatggcgacttccgctgatctttaaaatgttgttaatGGTCGAAAATCTTATTAAAACATCATGACATTTTCTGtgatttacagtattttcaagttcaaCGGAAGCCGCCGTCTTGGAtctcaagatggcgtcagatagcgaaatttgtctTTCTTCTAGTTTAGAAGCGATTCATGCCATTTCAcccattttcaagttgagtggatGAAACTATTTTGGATTTACAGATGCCGTCGTtgtaaagtcgcgaatgccataaagatggtattATACATGCAGATATAAACCAAAGTATGAGCGCTCATAATCATAGTAGCTTGGCCttcgtcgcgacgttgaaaatcataCCGACGTAGTTTCCTAGGAGATttgaagcatgcgattgatggctTAAGGGAAATGAATAGTAAATAACGTAAACAATGTGTGTGTACTACagcgaaatcgcctactggactgaaaaaaagaataacaaacctacgaatgacaggaatctcgctagtaaaatgTGTCGCTAGTAAAACTGTTGCCAtacggtttggtgctatacacataataaaacgacttctactcgtttagccctttcacccaattcCCATATTGTGGATGTTCCATGAGATTTGAAAAGGAAAacgaaagtcgccatcttggataaTTGAAAGCGTCAAGCAATAAACTTTATCTCCTACACTCAAAAAAATACTCTTATGtaggccataagattctcttatgaagtggcgccataagagaaatcattgaaattcataagattgtcttatgacgtaAATGAGTTCTTCAAATAACCGCcttcttcaatgagaggttgttgcttttcataagaggatcTTATGGAAACAGGAAATCTTACGTATCacaataaaaatcaacatttccggtgttttcattttattttctcgctattttaaattgtattaaataatATCTTCGTTCAACggttggtaaaaatcggtttcaactggtttctgtcaactggtagatgttcaacgagccaatgttttggtcgaaacaggtctggtcgttgttcaatgtagcaagttgaaactagtcgaaaccgatcAAGCTCAGCagcaggattagtttcgacctggtagaaatcggtcgaagtcaattggaaagagacagatgatcaactgtcaatccatttcaatttgtTTCGAACCGTTTCGActagacttcattgaacagacataATAGTCAGCCAGCAGCATATCAACTCTTAATTCTAACGGGGATTTTTGCCACATCCGGTCCTTTGAACTTTTTCCGAGTAttatgctgaaaagtaaacaaaatatgcattttagtttacaaattatatttaacatttttaagaaGAACTTCAACTCAAACTTACCATTCAATAGATCACAATCacatttcacttaaaaaaaacattaacttCATGGAAAGTGCTTCGTTAGACGATGAAAAAACTTATGGTACGAATGAATAAGTTCATTATGTTTTCACAAAGCcgattcttctatttttcataagatgttcttatgaaaactgaaaaaatttcataagaatCTTATGAAACATAATTTTGCACTCTTAAAAGCGattcataagacgcatcttatgaaaattataatcagAAATAGCCTGAGTGTACTCGTTGGATCCTCTCACTCAATACCCAATGTAGAGATATTCGTACCACTTCCGTtgatttgaagtatttcaaagatttttatatatttaaaacacatgatttatcaaaaatgtgtcaaaatgggaattccaattcaaatatgtgcaatctagCCTGAGCGTTTCCTTTTTTGCATTCAGAGCATTCAGCTGCATATTAAATGCAATAAtataaacataataaaaattttaaaatctagttggcttaatctttGTTACTTGGAAGGTTTTGACCTTTGATTTTCcgacttgaaaaatttgttcagaATTCTTAACAAGATCCTTAATAATTCATTGATATGCAGAGCATTTTTCAACAAGATGGATTCGTCTAAAAGTTTGTACGGGGGTTTCtagaaaaagttcttgtacttcgagaaaagaaaaatgtttaaaaagtgaaaaagctATTTGATAAGACCATTTATTACTAATATTTCTAAAAACGAAGGCAGTGAACAAGTTAAAGTGTCCTTAACGTTCTAATCCTAAAGGCAACAGTTTGCAGCATTGCCACCTAATTAATCGATATATGTATTCCTagtattctaaaaataaaacagtttacAACCAAGCATATGTGTAGCACGACGCAAACTCTCATCGACACTCTGAGGAGATTGATCGACACGCGCTACAagtaattttctaaatttaaaatccgTCTATCCGTTTGGCGGCCATCATTTGGCAGCTTGAGCTTGGACCGGGGTCGTCACCGTAGCCACCGTCTCGTAGTACGAATAGTGACCGATAAATATGATATCCTTGGTCGACTGCTTCCGGATCAAGTAGACAAACGGTCGATCGACGAGGAACTCCGACTTTTTGCAGATGATTTCGCGGGGATCtgaaattataaatgttttcgAAGTTAACAAATGGTTCTTACGAACAACTTTTGATGTCTCAACGCACTGTTACCGTCGGAGCACTTCTTGGCCAGCTCTTTGAACTCAAGCCGAACGCACTGTCTGATGTCGGTTAGCTGGGCCGGTGTTGTGGTCGACACGTTAAACGCACCAGGTTTGAACATCTCCGGAACGTTCATACCCTCCAGGATGGTTTTGATCGGCACCTGGGCGTTGATGAAGAACTTGGGCAGGTGGAGGTTCAGCTTCCGGGAGCCCATGATACTCTGCAGATCCCGATACCAGGAAGCCGTCAGTTTGGGAATGATCTGCTTTAGGGGCTGTCCATCTAGGGGCATGATGACCAACATTTCGAGGTCGGTGTTGTTGGCATACGGAATCTCCACGAAATGGAACCCGTCACACTTGGCGTACGAAAACCAATCACGGATGTTCATCATCTCTATCTCGTGATCACCGTTCTCGTAATGAAACTTTACCTTTCCGGAGGATTCCTTGATGTAGGGTAGCTTCCAGGATGCTTTCATCGTGAAGGTGCTCAGCAGAATCATACTCTCACCCTTGTAAACTTTCTTAGGTTTCAAACATCGCTTGATCTGTCCATTGGTCACCTTGTTGGTCCAGGCTTTGGCACAGTCCAGCACCTGTTGACCTTGGCTGAAATCAACGGCTTCCGGGGACATTTTGTACCATCGGCGCAGTGTCTCTAGCAGATCGGTTCGAAAATCAATGTCCTTCGAGTAGACCAGGTTCGAAGCCACTCCCAGGTAGGCGTCGTTGAAGTTCATCACAAAGGCTTCCAAATCCATGGCCACTTTTTCGGTGTTTTGTGAAAGTCCCAACAGCTGGCGCATTTCATCAGCCGCTTCCGGATTGGCCTGCAGGAACAAAATGGCAAGCGCCGATTGGATGGCATTCGGAGAAAGGCTGGAGTTCTGATTCGGCTGAGCTGTGTACGACTGCTGGAAGATGTTGAAGGCGAAATATCTTGCTGCGTCGTGAAAgtctaaaataaacaattgaaataaataagattGACAGGAGCGGAAAAAATCACCAGACTCGCGGTACTCACTCATGTTTTTCGTGTCTCTGTCCCAAGCACGCAATCGCTGTAAAGAGTCACCACAAGCGTTTTGGCTTCTATTTAAAACCTTTCACTTAACCGTAAGATGTCGCGATATTGTACCATtggttcaattttgttgaaaagggTTTCCCagggttctaaaataaattgaaaaaaaaaactgttggaataagataaaaaatatgcagAATTGAAATTAGTTGAAATGTGCTTCCAGctaatgattgaaaagttaCGAGCTAAGACTGTTCGAATACTAAGTACACCCACAGTTCAGGATCTTTTCCAACCATGAATAACCGGTATTTGTACGTAATTGGCATAGATTTTGCACACAGTTGGCTAGAATAAGCTGTGCGACTACATAGTTGAAATTAATCGTAAAATTCATGCAATCAACTAATGTTTTAATCGtctctatatttttttaacttatttcggatttttttatgacttttcattattattattattattattattattattattattattatttatttgagaccttttaaccacccgggaTATTCGGGTGTAAATGACTTTTCATGATCGAACTTCTTAAGCGATATAATTTTGAAGAATGCTGAGAATAAAAAAGTGGACAGTAAGCTTCACATAAGCACAGAAATTACACGCAGAACGATAGATTAATTCCCTGAGGAAGATGTCAATCAGCATTGAAACGTAAGatcaaccaaaacattgtttcaagaaaataaatcatCTAATAACTTTACTGTTAGAGTTTACTTCTAACTCTTgtatatttcttttaaatttgtttctgttATGGATTCTCTTCTGGATCGTCAATTCTTCTAACATGgcttgattttatttcaattttaatgcgTTGGCAAATATTGagtcaataaaattttaaatccatataAAGGTTAAATTAATTTGCATGATTATAAATATTTGCACATATTTACATAAGCAGaacatttataaattcttcggcaaagaaaagttttctaaataataaagtaaaagaaaataaacGTTTCTAAAATTATCAAGCTTTTTATGTCATTCCCCAGATTTAGCTAATTCTTTCCAAAATCCAGAAGTATGAGGTTAAATTCAACTCAAATTTATGTAGCCGttaattttaatcttcaaaaattatgctcctgacaactggtagaattttcaaaattcatgacatcaagCTAATTTTCAAGCGTGTCGTCAGAAATTTATGCatcttcaaaattctaaaacctcattttatttctgttaattcttcagtattgtgcgtCTGATTGAatgagaaataaaattcaatacaTTCAATATTCATCAATGTTTGCCAAAACTTTGATTACTGGGAAAAAAAGCTGTGGTTTGACCAGTTTAAAtctgtaataatgtgattttatagctttcatagaaaaattcgttacaaaaaataatgaaacattacaTTATAAGTGGCAAAATCAAttcaagaatatttaaaaaaaattgaaacaaaaatttataaaaaaattcaacgatgATTAGCTCttaatgaaaaatggaaaaatatgtctGTTaggtaacactagtttacagcttttttgaacttagaaaactgaaggtcatttttaatgtgaaatcgggcgccgaatccgaaaatgaaatccaaaaaaatctcagtagaacagtttttgagctaatctccaaatatgaaattttggaaaattaaaaaagtacatgtacttagattgaaatatctcggaccgcataacagtaatttgaaatctcttttttgcatattcaaggtgaataaatttgctaaaGATCATTAATTTTTGCGCATCATCAATAAtcctaaaattcaaaaattatgttatggtaaagtaatcgtaacttcttcaattttcaaccgattttgaaaaataaccacttgaaatctttgttttgaattcagttttaaggccaacagaaaatcagattttttaaatgctaccatcgaatCTCAAACTTttaatcaataaatattttctctaaaaaaatgcgatttttataatttttttctttcataaagccactaatatcaacaatactgttgatgatgcgcaaaaatgatgttcagatgatcgatagcaaatttgttcacctttaatatgcaaaaaatagatttaaaattactgttaagcagtctgagatatttcaatcttagtaaaagtactttttcgaatttttcaaattttcatatttggagcataactcaaaaactgttctactgagattcttttggatttcattttcggatttagCGCTCGATTTTACCTAAAAAATATAggtcagtcaatcaagttcacgattttttttcaaattttgtaaactagtgtaattatacttcgttcaaaatttgtgtgcttttggTCGATATTGGCTGCAGGAATTACacttgaaattctaaatgtgTTCAAAGGCTCAaaggtacatttttttaaaataaatacatacaattcaataatcaaaaacTGCTTCGGGGTTTGTCTATTTAATTattgattacaaaaattaagcatgtgattaaattttcaaaaagattttaaaaattaaaattttcatgaattctcaatgctgattcgagtatgaaaagttgtcaaactttaatttgttattCTCAATTCATAGTTTAGGATTTTTGTATGCGAAATTCATGCATCTATTCACTTTTAAAACCGTTATTTACTGAGCaagcttttcagtttttttttgtacgtatCCAGGTCTGGCAAATCCGGGCATagggtttctaaattttaagctcaaaatcgtgtaatatctgggcaaatccagccaaaatctaCATTTTTACCATAAAAAGGCAAAAgcaaagctgaaaaataaacccatggaaaattatttttaccaaggcacgttttcaatcgttttcaattcaatcaatatGATTGGATTGAggagattttttcaatatttttatgttgttacgcgtctaagttgtaaatatttttcgaaatggttGATTAATTCTACGATTTTGGaacttatcaattttcatagagGGAAAAAAATGATTGTGAGTGCTTCAAATATAAAACTTGGATGAGGgttacgttgtttgataacaaaacagaggctgtctaaaaactatttttatgtaaattgatgttcgattgattcaaaaatatacacaGGTGTTGAAAAAATACATTGATTTTGACTTTTGTTGTTAtaaataatagttatttttgcatttaaggtttaaaattttgatctctatgctgatgcttcaaaaacagaGAAAAGCGAAAAATTATGCTTCATAAAATACTATTTTAAAGAGCCGTAGCTTTgcatccaaagagccgcaggttgccgacctatggtataacaagctgaaaCAACTGGAACAACAGTCGTATTTTTTCTCCGTGTTTCTGAGAGCCACgataaataacttaaaatttgaatgatgccaaagtattttagttattttttagaattcaatttttgacagAAGaagtttttacgaaaaaaaagttaaaacctaTTCTTTacggtaaaaattatttttttgaaaaaaaaataaaaacttggcttaaaatattacaataaaGTGTACATATGTATGACAATTTAGAGCCTTACAGCTGGCTTTAAGAGAGTtcgtgaatttaaaaaatagtagattttgtaaaatttcgcaCAACTTTGATTTTTAACTTATATGCCATCATTTTGACTAAAATTACTCAAGTTTTCCTTAGTGTTGACTTCAGTACCATTTTTCTCAATTCGTATATCGATTATAGGACAGTTCATTTCAATATGTcgcagtttaaaacattttggtaaatttcggtatttttcgataaaattgttCATTCCTCAGTTAACAAAAATAAGCCAGTATTaaagtattttaaattaatcaaataaGTCTCTTCATTTATTGTGACCGATATAAAACATGCAGAGTGCTTTAAGCcgtaaatacattttttgtaacccAAACacatttatgtttaatttttttttatcaaatgtatTTTAGATCATCAGGAATGCCCTTTATTTTGAcaacgttgaaaaattgcaaactaGAACACCAAATCGTGTCAAATTCGGTAAAAGTTTCATCGTTCTCCAGAAGCCACAaattttttctaacaatttttttaagaaagaccTCTTACCTatatatttattattgattgaatcttgcttttgaatattttcatcaaaattccgCTTTTCAGAACTCGATTAATCAAACTGGTAATCAAAAGCAGCAGTACGGTTGCCCTATCGTGAAAATGAAAGTGTTAATCTATTTTTACCATTACCATTACCATTTTACCATTACAGGTCTAGCGTCAAAACAAATCGTTTTTCACTGTAAACAATCCGCCAAGTCAAcgataacagtttttttttctttgtccgAAGTGAGACTTTTGACGATCGAAAGTACTGTGCTTGACttagattttcgattttttggattaaTTCTTAAGCATGAAAAAAGCGATTACGGTTTactttcgattcgatctttcgatcacTTTCTCGCTTAGCCAGGTATTTAGACATCATTTTTATATCGATTTAATCGAACAGTGCCACCTGTTGGACATGTATTCGATATGGACCTTAACACATTGCAGACCAACTACGAGATATCCCGTTTTTTCACTAAGATGTATATCTCAAATGTTATACATTTTATAAAGAAACATTATTTTGCATAATTGTGTATAACACTTTCGATAACTCAATGATATTAAGTTTGGCCAGGTCGTTTCTGAGATAGAGAATGTCAATTTTTGGTCTTTTCGGGCTTAGATTTTTTCGTggtccttaatttttttaaatcaggttgGCTTTGGTGGAACTTCTGGGCTTCTGcaaatttcaatatattgaGTAATTAAGAAAATGAAGAGTAGGCGCGTGCTGAAGCGTCAACACGTGTTTTTTTGTGctgtaaaaattatattgaaattttaagaaacatttaataaatttgaggATATTAAAACTAATACAGTTGAGGAATGTAGAAAATGTgcgaaaaaagtgttttttaataagttaCGCGTGAAAAACCATGTACAGGAGCCGTTTGTAAGGTGCCAAAGGAA
This sequence is a window from Uranotaenia lowii strain MFRU-FL chromosome 3, ASM2978415v1, whole genome shotgun sequence. Protein-coding genes within it:
- the LOC129758337 gene encoding ovalbumin-like, giving the protein MNFHDAARYFAFNIFQQSYTAQPNQNSSLSPNAIQSALAILFLQANPEAADEMRQLLGLSQNTEKVAMDLEAFVMNFNDAYLGVASNLVYSKDIDFRTDLLETLRRWYKMSPEAVDFSQGQQVLDCAKAWTNKVTNGQIKRCLKPKKVYKGESMILLSTFTMKASWKLPYIKESSGKVKFHYENGDHEIEMMNIRDWFSYAKCDGFHFVEIPYANNTDLEMLVIMPLDGQPLKQIIPKLTASWYRDLQSIMGSRKLNLHLPKFFINAQVPIKTILEGMNVPEMFKPGAFNVSTTTPAQLTDIRQCVRLEFKELAKKCSDGNNPREIICKKSEFLVDRPFVYLIRKQSTKDIIFIGHYSYYETVATVTTPVQAQAAK